The region GATCTTCTCCCCGCACTACACGCTGCCCGTGCTGAGCCGGAAAAAGCGCGTCGTCACCTTCCACGATGCGACCTTCTTCAGCGATCCGGGGGTGCACACCCCGACCAAGGGCCGTTTCTTCCGGGCCTGGATCAGGCTGTCATCGCGGCTCGCCGACGCCGTCGTCGTGCCGAGCATCGCCACGGCGAGCGAGCTCGCGCGGTACATCCCCCGCGACGTCCCGCGATTCGACGTCGCGTACCACGGTGTCGACCGCGCCCGCTTCCACGAGCCGACACGGGCGGAGGTCGAGGTCGCAGCGACCACCCTCGGGCTCGACGGCGCGCCCTGGATCGCATTCCTCGGAACGGTCGAGCCACGCAAGAACGTGCCGTCGCTCGTCGCCGCGTACCGCGAGCTCGTCGCGGACTGGCAGTCGGACTGGGGGCCCGTTCCCGCTCTCGCCATCGCCGGCGGTCGCGGTTGGGAGACCGGCCTCGACGCGGAGGTCGCACGCACCGCGCCGCCCGCGAGTGTTCATGTGCTCGGGTTCATCGACCTCGAGATCATGCGCGGATTCCTCGGTGGGGCGACCGTCGTGAGCTACCCGAGCCTCGGCGAAGGCTTCGGCCTGCCGGTGCTCGAGGCGATGGCGTGCGGAGCCCCTGTGCTCACGACGCGGCGTCTCGCGCTTCCCGAGGTGGGCGGCGACGCCGTGGCATACTCGGAGCCGGACTCCTCCTCGATTTCCGACGGTCTGCGCGCCCTGGTGTCAGACCCCGTGCTGCGTGAGCGGCTGGCAACACGGGGAATCGAGCGCTCGAAGCGGTTCTCCTGGCGCGAGAGCGCGAAAACTCACCAGGCCGTGTTCGCACGCGTGACCAACGGAAAGGTCTGACCATCCCATGAGGGTTACATCGGCAATCGCCGCCTTCGCGCCGTGGCGCAAGGTCCTGCGTGAACTCGTCTGGGCGACGGCCACCGGAATCGTGAGCCTCATCGCCGGCGCCGTCACCCTCGGCATCAACGTGACGACCCTCGGCATGCGCTGGCAGACGAATATCGCCGACGACCAGACCCAGCACTACCTCGTCGCCAAGGCGATCACGGACGTGCCGCTGCTCGGGCCCAACGACCGCATGGGTTTCCCGACCTACCAGAACCTGTTCTTCGCGCCGAATTACGATCCCGCCTCCGCCGTTTTTATGATGTTCGAGAGCCTGTTCACCGACAACGGTGTACTGATCCTCAACGTCTACCACCTGCTCGGCTTCTTCACGGTGGCCTTCGCCGGGTACTTCCTGTTCAAGGCGCTGCGGGTGCGCCGGTTCATCGCCGTCTTCTTCGCGCTCGTTTTCGCGCTCGCGCCCTTCCATTTCCAGCGCATCGGCTTCGGGCACGGCTTCGTGGCGAACTACTGGGCTGTCGCGCTCGTCGGCATCCTGATCCTCATGTCGGCCAGCCCGAAGACCAACCCGTTCGAGGGTTGGGTGCAGAGCGGTGAATCGCGGGCGATGCGCGCCTGGAGACGCTGGCTGCCGATCGTGACGATCACCCTGCTGGTCTCGCTCTCGCTGTCGTACTACTTCGTCTTCGCCGCCCTCATCCTCACCCCGCTGCTCGCCGTACGCGCCGTGATCGTGCTCGCCGAACGTGAGAGGCTGCGCACGCTGCTCTGGCCGTTCGTCACCCTCGCGAGCCTGCTGCTCTTCGTCGGCGTGCAGCTCGCGATCCTCTCGCTCGACTTCGGCGACCGCTACGCGCAGTACTTCGGCGAACGCTCGGCATTCGAATCGGAGATCCACGCGGGCAAGATCACGACGCTGATCCTGCCCTGGATCGGCTCGGGGTTCACCGCCCTCGGCAATATCACCCGCGTGTACATCGGCGGATCGGACGTCTCGATCTTCGCCGAGCCACCCGGGTCCCCCATCGTCGCGGCCGGCGGCATGATCCTCATCGTGATCTTCGTGCTGGTGCGCCTCGTGCACACCCGCACCGGTGAATCCCCCACCGCCCTTGGCAGGTTCATCAAGGACGACCGCGCCAACGTTTTCGCCGCCGCATTCTTCTGGGGCTTGCTGTTCTTCACCGTCTCCGGACTCGGGGCGATCTTCTCGTTCGTGGTGAGTCCAGAAATCCGCGCCTGGGTGCGCATGTCGATCGTGCTCGTGATGCTCGCGCTCGGCTTCTTCGCCGTATTCATCGATCAGGTCCTCAAGCCCCTGAAGATCGCCATCCCCGTCATCGCTTTCCTCGCGGTCATCGCCGTCGTCGACCAGCTCGTCGGTGTGCGCACCGCTATCGACCTGCAGCCCACCGACGATGCGAGCCTGCGATCCTTCGTCTCCGATGCCGAACAACTGCTCGACGACAACTGCGGCGTCGTGCAGCTCCCGCTGCACGCCTACCCGGCGTCCGGACCGGTCGGGGGCATGTCCGACTACAACCAATCGCTGCCGTACACCCTCGCGACCGACAACTCGCTGCGCTGGAGCTACGGCGCCATCGTCGGCTCGATCGCGGGTGACTACTGGGAGAACGTCACCACCCCCGCCCAGTTCGCGGCAAAGGTCGCCGACTCAGGTGCCTGCGCCGTCGAGGTCGACCTCGCGGCCTACCCCGACGACCAGTCGGCCTGGCGCGACCTCGTGGCGACGGTGGCGGATCCGGATGACCCGGCGATCGTTTCGGCAGACGACGACCACCGGTACCTCTTGTTCACGGTGGACGCCAGATGACCGCGCCGCACCGCGCCGCGGTCTCCCTCGTCACCGTGTCGTACTACTCGGGTGACTACCTGCCCGGCTTCTTCGCGTCGGTGACGGGCGCGAGTGCCGCACCCGTGGCATCCGTTCTCGTCAACAACGCGGGCGACGACCCTGCCCTTCCCGCGATCGCCGCCACCCTCCCCGGCGTCACCGTGGTGGATCCGGGCGACAACCTCGGTTACGGCAAGGCGATGAACCTCGGGGTCACGCGCACGGCCGACTCGGAGTGGCTGCTGCTCAGCAACCCCGACCTCACGCTTTCCCCCGGCGCGATCGACGAGCTCGTGCGCGTCGGCGGGTCAGACCCGCGCATCGGGGCCGTCGGCCCGCTCATCCACACGCCGTCCGGCGAGGTGTACCCGTCTGCGCGCCGGCTGCCGTCGCTACGGCACGGCATCGGGCACGCGATCTTCGGCCAGGTCTGGAAGAGCAACCCTTGGACGCGTTCCTACCTCGCCGACCGCGAGAACCCGCCGCGCGAGCGAGACGCCGGATGGCTCTCCGGCGCGTGCCTGCTGGTGCGACGCGAGGCCTTCGAACAGGTGGGCGGCTTCGACGACAAATTCTTCATGTACTTCGAAGACGTCGACCTCTGTGCCCGTATCGGTCGCGCGGGCTGGCGCATCGTCTACGCCCCGTCGGCCGAGCTGATGCACGTCGGCGGACACTCCACCGACCGCGTCAACCGGGCCATGATCCGGGTGCACCACGAGAGCGCATACAAGTACCTCGCGGCACGCTACACCGGCTGGTACTTGGGGCCGTTGCGCCTCGCGCTGCGCGTCGGCCTGCGCCTGCGCGCCTCGATTACCCGCCGCTGAGGCGCGCCGATCCGGCGAAAGTGGTGGCGATTCGGTCGATCGCGGCTACTCTGAACAAACACGGGGCTCATTTCGTTCCTTTTCGGGCCCCCTCTACTCGTCGTGGTTCGGGCCGCGGCACCGCAAGCGGGGGTTTGCCATGCGAAAGAAATTGACCACGATCCTGAGCGGGATCGCGATGGCCGCGCTCCTCGGTGGGGTTCTCGCCGGCGCCTCGGTGCCAGCCGCGACACAGGCGGCGACGCCCGATGCCCGCAACTTCGACCCGGGCCGCATCATCGATGACGGCGTCTTCTACAACCCGGGCACGATGGGTCCGGCCGATATCCAGGCCTTCATCGACTCCAAGGAAAACTGCGCGCCGACGGCCGGAAACCCCGGATGCCTCGAGAGCTACCGCTCCGACACCCCGTACAAGCCGGCGAACGCCAACTGCAGCGAGTTCGCGGCGGGCAGCAACGAGCTCGCTTCCGACATCATCTTCCGGGCGGCGCAGGCCTGTGGCGTCAACCCGCAGGTGATCCTCGCGACGCTCGAAAAAGAGCAGGGTCTCGTCACCTCGGGCAACCCGAACGCGGGCAAGTACCGCATCGCGATGGGCTACGGCTGCCCCGACACCGCCGCGTGCGACACGGCGTACTACGGCTTCGGCAACCAGGTCATCTCCGCCGCGCGCCAGTTCAAGCGGTACGTCGCTCCCGGCAACACCTTCCGCTACAAGGCCGGCCAGGTCAACGTGATCCAGTGGCACCCCAACGCCGCCTGCGGCGCGAGCGAGGTTTACATCGCCAACAACGCGACCGCCGCGCTCTACAACTACACGCCGTACCGTCCGAACCAGGCCGCGCTCAACAACCTCGGCGGACTGGGTGACGCCTGCTCCTCCTACGGCAACCGCAACTTCTGGAAGTTCTTCACCGACTGGTTCGGTTCGACCACCGTGCCGAAGGCCGCCTCGGCGTTCGTCAAGTCGCTCTACAACGACGTGCTCGGCCGCGAGGCGGGTGCCGTCGAGGTGCACGGCTGGGGCATGCTCGTCACCAACGGGCGCGCACCGGTCGACGTTGCCGCCGGGTTCGTCGACAGCGACGAGTACCGCCTGATCCGAATCAACTCGGCCTACCAGACCATCCTCGGCCGTGCGGCCGAAGACGGCGGCGCGGCCGGCTGGCTCGTGAACATGAAGAACGGTCTGCTCACCACCGACGACGTCGACAAGGTGTTCCTCGCAACCGGCGAGTACCTCACCAACACGGGCGGCACGAACGAGTCGTTCGTCGCCGCGCTCTACCAGCGCCTGATCGGCCGCGCGGCCGCGCCGGAAGAGGTGTCCGGCTGGGCGGCCATCGCCGCCGCACAGGGCCGCCATCAGGTCGTCAACTCGATCTGGAGCTCGGTCGAGACCGCCCAGTCGCGTGTCTCGCTCATGTACGCCGCCTATCTCGGCCGCGCACCCGAGCCGGCCGGCGTCGCCGGCTGGGCACAGGTCGCCATCGAACGCGGCGACGCCGGCGTGCGCTGGGCCATTATCGGCAGCTCCGAGTACTGGTCGCGTGCTTCGGCCCGCTTCCCGAACGGCTAGCGAGAACGAAAGAAGGGGCGGTCGACTTCGGTCGGCCGCCCCTCTTTCTCGTGCTGGGTCTAGTCGCCCACCACGAAGTAGTCCCAGAGCTCCGCGGCGTAGTCGTCCCAACCCCGCGTCGGGTGGTTCAGCGCCTCGAGCCGCAGCTGCCCGAGCAGCACGTCGTTCTCGATGAGCGAGCGCATGCCGTCGGCCACGCTGTCGTCGTCGTAGGGATTCACGAGCACCGCGCCGCCGGCGAGTTCTGCGATCTCGCGCATGCTGCCGTGCTGCGACGTGACCACCGGGGTTCCGGCCGAGAGCGACTCACCGACGGGGAGTCCGAACCCCTCGTTCACCGACGGGAAAACGGTGAAGCGGGCCAGGCGGTAGGCGGCCCAGAGCAAAGGATCGGCGATTCCCGAAATCGAGAGCACCGTGCGGTTGTCGGAGTGCATGCGGGTGATCTGCGCGGTGAAGGCGCGGCTGTTCCACGAGTTACCGCCAACGAAGACGAGCTGGAACCGGTGCCCCTCGAGCCACAGCGTTTCCGCTGCGGAAAGCACCGCCATGTGGTTCTTGCGCGGTTCGTGGCTGCCGACGACGAGCACGAGCGGGTCGCTCTCGTTGTAGCCGATCATCGACTTGAACTTGGCGAGGGCCTCGTCCGTCGCGTCCTCGGCCTCGGAAGGCAGGAAGACGGTCTCGATCTGCGGCCCGGCGATGCCGGTGGGTGCGAGCATCCTGCGCCATCCGCCGTACTCGATGCCGGCCGCGCGCGAGATCGATGCCACACGGTCCATGTGGGCGACGGCGCCGAGGTTCCAG is a window of Conyzicola nivalis DNA encoding:
- a CDS encoding glycosyltransferase family 4 protein yields the protein MASSRAARAAASVEARPAGVLVDATAIPADRGGVGRYLDELVAQLDGPFVIACQARDAVHYRELAPSATVLPQHPRIQSVARRLLWEQLSLPRLARRSGVSVIFSPHYTLPVLSRKKRVVTFHDATFFSDPGVHTPTKGRFFRAWIRLSSRLADAVVVPSIATASELARYIPRDVPRFDVAYHGVDRARFHEPTRAEVEVAATTLGLDGAPWIAFLGTVEPRKNVPSLVAAYRELVADWQSDWGPVPALAIAGGRGWETGLDAEVARTAPPASVHVLGFIDLEIMRGFLGGATVVSYPSLGEGFGLPVLEAMACGAPVLTTRRLALPEVGGDAVAYSEPDSSSISDGLRALVSDPVLRERLATRGIERSKRFSWRESAKTHQAVFARVTNGKV
- a CDS encoding glycosyltransferase family 2 protein — encoded protein: MTAPHRAAVSLVTVSYYSGDYLPGFFASVTGASAAPVASVLVNNAGDDPALPAIAATLPGVTVVDPGDNLGYGKAMNLGVTRTADSEWLLLSNPDLTLSPGAIDELVRVGGSDPRIGAVGPLIHTPSGEVYPSARRLPSLRHGIGHAIFGQVWKSNPWTRSYLADRENPPRERDAGWLSGACLLVRREAFEQVGGFDDKFFMYFEDVDLCARIGRAGWRIVYAPSAELMHVGGHSTDRVNRAMIRVHHESAYKYLAARYTGWYLGPLRLALRVGLRLRASITRR
- a CDS encoding DUF4214 domain-containing protein, whose product is MRKKLTTILSGIAMAALLGGVLAGASVPAATQAATPDARNFDPGRIIDDGVFYNPGTMGPADIQAFIDSKENCAPTAGNPGCLESYRSDTPYKPANANCSEFAAGSNELASDIIFRAAQACGVNPQVILATLEKEQGLVTSGNPNAGKYRIAMGYGCPDTAACDTAYYGFGNQVISAARQFKRYVAPGNTFRYKAGQVNVIQWHPNAACGASEVYIANNATAALYNYTPYRPNQAALNNLGGLGDACSSYGNRNFWKFFTDWFGSTTVPKAASAFVKSLYNDVLGREAGAVEVHGWGMLVTNGRAPVDVAAGFVDSDEYRLIRINSAYQTILGRAAEDGGAAGWLVNMKNGLLTTDDVDKVFLATGEYLTNTGGTNESFVAALYQRLIGRAAAPEEVSGWAAIAAAQGRHQVVNSIWSSVETAQSRVSLMYAAYLGRAPEPAGVAGWAQVAIERGDAGVRWAIIGSSEYWSRASARFPNG
- a CDS encoding glycosyltransferase, with protein sequence MSGDWLSRRYGALVSALDGSQTPTATIVEAVAAVERDPSEETTWLVLAALSGHLPTEREVQTAHRTMQLNGARSVIESSMTAPGRFGALRQPPAVEVLRNAVIIDIMHTAETELATGIQRVARETVRRWNTDHDVVFVTWRDDRRSLRRLTASEHARALYGTHATTKDKHVGRMPIVVPWQGHFLLPELAAEPWRTERIAALARFSRSRSGVIGFDCVPLTSVETVADGMASHFAWNLGAVAHMDRVASISRAAGIEYGGWRRMLAPTGIAGPQIETVFLPSEAEDATDEALAKFKSMIGYNESDPLVLVVGSHEPRKNHMAVLSAAETLWLEGHRFQLVFVGGNSWNSRAFTAQITRMHSDNRTVLSISGIADPLLWAAYRLARFTVFPSVNEGFGLPVGESLSAGTPVVTSQHGSMREIAELAGGAVLVNPYDDDSVADGMRSLIENDVLLGQLRLEALNHPTRGWDDYAAELWDYFVVGD